Proteins encoded by one window of Kribbella italica:
- a CDS encoding response regulator, whose product MRVLIAEDHALLRDGLIRLLEAHDFTVVEAVDNGPRLVPALVEHRPDVAVVDVRLPPTFTDEGLKAAIEARRQVPGLPILVLSQYVEQLYARELLTGGGGAVGYLLKDRVSNVAEFLDSVRRVAAGGTAMDPDVIGQLLARSTRDSPVTRLTPRESEVLGLMAEGRSNAAIAAALFVTEKAVSKHTNNIFAKLDLPPSEDDNRRVMAVLTYLSSR is encoded by the coding sequence TTGCGAGTCCTCATCGCTGAAGATCACGCCCTCCTCCGGGACGGCCTGATCCGGCTGCTGGAAGCCCACGACTTCACCGTCGTCGAAGCCGTCGACAACGGCCCCCGGCTGGTCCCGGCGCTCGTCGAGCACCGGCCGGACGTGGCCGTCGTCGACGTCCGGCTTCCCCCGACCTTCACCGACGAGGGCCTCAAGGCCGCCATCGAGGCCCGCCGCCAGGTCCCCGGCCTGCCGATCCTGGTGCTGTCGCAGTACGTCGAGCAGCTCTACGCCCGCGAGCTCCTCACCGGCGGAGGCGGCGCGGTCGGCTACCTGCTCAAGGACCGCGTCTCCAACGTCGCCGAGTTCCTCGACTCGGTCCGCCGCGTCGCCGCCGGCGGCACCGCGATGGACCCCGACGTCATCGGCCAGCTCCTCGCCCGCAGCACCCGCGACTCCCCCGTCACCCGCCTGACCCCCCGCGAGTCCGAGGTCCTCGGCCTGATGGCCGAAGGCCGCTCCAACGCCGCCATCGCCGCCGCCCTCTTCGTCACCGAGAAGGCGGTCAGCAAACACACCAACAACATCTTCGCCAAGCTCGACCTCCCCCCGTCCGAAGACGACAACCGCCGCGTGATGGCGGTTCTGACGTACCTGTCGTCGCGTTAG
- a CDS encoding YciI family protein, with amino-acid sequence MTKFLLIVDYNGGAIDTPMTEWAPEDVKAHMDYYEKLNAELLASGELIGGEALTGPELAKSVTSDGVSAPVITDGPYLEAKELLAGFQVIDVESEERAIEIAALVSQVPGPGGVPTQQPIGVRRVMQEADYQELNPLG; translated from the coding sequence ATGACGAAGTTCCTGCTGATCGTGGACTACAACGGTGGGGCGATCGACACGCCGATGACCGAGTGGGCGCCGGAGGACGTGAAGGCGCACATGGACTACTACGAGAAGCTCAACGCCGAGCTGCTGGCCTCGGGCGAGCTGATCGGTGGCGAGGCGCTGACCGGGCCGGAGCTGGCGAAGTCCGTGACGTCGGACGGGGTGTCGGCGCCGGTGATCACCGACGGGCCGTACCTGGAGGCGAAGGAGCTGCTGGCCGGCTTCCAGGTCATCGACGTCGAGTCCGAGGAGCGGGCCATCGAGATCGCCGCGCTGGTCTCGCAGGTTCCTGGCCCCGGCGGGGTGCCGACGCAGCAGCCGATCGGCGTACGGCGGGTCATGCAGGAGGCCGACTACCAGGAGCTCAACCCGCTCGGCTGA
- a CDS encoding SigE family RNA polymerase sigma factor has translation MTSQPGTTGFSEFVAARYDGLLRTAYFLVPDRGLAEDLVQTTLLKCWLVWDTIRADDPSGYVRQVLVNTCRALWRVKKGKQEFPTDQLPVVATPAESAEQLERDFVLVAAVARLPRSMRRAVVLRFLMDLTEVQTAELAGCSVGTIKSQTSRALSRLRLDPSLHDLRRTA, from the coding sequence GTGACGTCCCAGCCCGGCACCACCGGCTTCAGTGAGTTCGTCGCGGCCCGGTACGACGGCCTGCTGCGGACGGCGTACTTCCTGGTCCCGGACCGAGGCCTGGCCGAGGACCTCGTGCAGACGACGCTCCTGAAGTGCTGGCTGGTGTGGGACACGATTCGGGCCGACGACCCCAGCGGCTACGTGCGCCAGGTCCTGGTGAACACCTGCCGCGCGTTGTGGCGGGTGAAGAAGGGCAAGCAGGAGTTCCCGACCGACCAGCTGCCGGTGGTCGCCACGCCGGCCGAAAGCGCTGAGCAGCTCGAACGGGACTTCGTTCTGGTGGCAGCAGTGGCCCGGCTGCCGCGATCGATGCGCCGGGCCGTCGTACTGCGTTTCCTGATGGACCTGACCGAGGTGCAGACCGCCGAGCTGGCGGGCTGCTCCGTCGGGACGATCAAGAGCCAGACCAGCCGGGCCCTGTCGCGGCTCCGGCTGGATCCGTCCCTGCACGACCTCCGGCGTACGGCGTAG